The following are from one region of the Litorilinea aerophila genome:
- a CDS encoding carbohydrate ABC transporter permease, with the protein MIEHGKAYPSYPARRGTDWPLVVTKITAIIGRILLYVVLATGGILFIMPLLWMISTSVKPDHLIYNIPIVWIPPELDWQNYVNGWTALPFPRFYANTIFVTIVNIIGLVLSSSLVAFGFARIRFWGRDVIFLILLATMMLPSQVTLIPLYLFWSKLGLVNTYWPLIVPQWLTNAYNVFLLRQFFMTINLELDDAARIDGAGWFTIYSRILMPLSKPALGVIAIQAFAWNWNNFFDPLIYLNEPKKYTIAIGLRLFQTTQSQQIAETMAMTLVALIPVLIVFYIAQARFIQGVVITGVKG; encoded by the coding sequence ATGATCGAGCATGGCAAGGCGTATCCATCGTATCCAGCCCGCCGCGGCACTGACTGGCCATTGGTGGTCACCAAGATCACCGCAATTATTGGCCGAATCCTGCTCTATGTGGTCCTGGCCACAGGGGGGATTCTGTTCATCATGCCCCTGCTGTGGATGATCTCCACTTCAGTCAAGCCGGACCATCTGATCTACAACATCCCCATCGTCTGGATTCCGCCGGAATTGGACTGGCAAAATTACGTTAACGGGTGGACAGCGTTGCCCTTCCCTCGCTTCTACGCCAATACCATCTTCGTGACCATTGTCAACATCATCGGTCTGGTGCTCTCCAGCTCCCTGGTTGCCTTTGGCTTTGCCCGCATCCGGTTTTGGGGACGGGATGTGATTTTTCTGATCCTGCTGGCCACCATGATGCTGCCAAGCCAGGTCACCTTGATCCCCCTCTACCTCTTCTGGTCGAAGCTAGGCCTGGTCAACACCTATTGGCCCCTGATTGTGCCCCAGTGGCTGACCAATGCCTACAATGTTTTTCTGTTGCGCCAGTTCTTCATGACCATCAATCTGGAGCTGGATGACGCCGCCCGCATCGACGGCGCCGGCTGGTTTACCATCTACTCCCGCATCCTCATGCCCCTGTCCAAGCCGGCCCTGGGTGTCATCGCCATCCAGGCCTTTGCCTGGAACTGGAACAACTTTTTTGATCCCCTCATCTATCTCAACGAGCCCAAGAAATACACCATCGCCATCGGCCTGCGCCTCTTCCAGACCACCCAGTCCCAGCAGATTGCCGAGACCATGGCCATGACCCTGGTGGCCCTGATTCCTGTCCTCATCGTCTTCTACATCGCCCAGGCCCGGTTCATCCAGGGCGTGGTCATCACCGGAGTGAAAGGGTAG